The proteins below come from a single Chryseobacterium sp. MA9 genomic window:
- a CDS encoding T9SS type A sorting domain-containing protein, with translation MKTKLIFLMFLLFSILDIKAQCTPTITSPRLGQKYPGTILFCDVEDEIISTTQTYGSYQWYKQEWTWQTPNNNPWVAIPGATSQQLTISGNDQLNYFKVKVTDGDCIAESPAVFADGFVYGLPAMMTTYTPGTYQENAGTVNVCNGASVQFDNIFPVVYGKHTWFRCVPSSNPPVLGDPCIIPGVIGDTYVATSSGKYGFYACTEYCPDQCQMLDPFAFVEVNFGNWDFCSNLGTGETKIKDNNLKIYPNPTTQHLYIGKESDKIYKEVTIIDMSGKLVLKKNDHQYNQAIDVSHLVPGNYIIVSKSADGKEYKNRFIKK, from the coding sequence ATGAAAACAAAACTAATTTTTTTAATGTTTTTATTATTCAGCATTCTGGATATAAAAGCACAGTGTACCCCTACAATTACCAGTCCGAGACTTGGACAGAAATATCCGGGAACAATCTTGTTCTGTGATGTGGAAGATGAAATAATTTCTACCACACAGACATATGGAAGCTATCAATGGTACAAACAGGAATGGACCTGGCAGACACCCAATAACAACCCTTGGGTAGCCATTCCGGGAGCCACATCACAGCAGTTAACCATTAGCGGTAATGACCAGCTGAATTATTTTAAAGTTAAAGTGACAGATGGAGACTGTATCGCGGAAAGTCCTGCAGTATTTGCAGATGGATTTGTCTATGGTCTGCCGGCTATGATGACTACTTATACGCCCGGAACATATCAGGAAAATGCAGGAACAGTGAATGTCTGCAACGGAGCTTCTGTACAGTTTGATAATATATTTCCTGTTGTATATGGCAAACATACCTGGTTCAGATGTGTGCCAAGCAGTAATCCTCCGGTATTGGGAGATCCTTGCATCATCCCTGGAGTGATAGGAGATACTTATGTTGCGACAAGTTCCGGAAAATATGGGTTTTATGCGTGTACAGAATACTGCCCGGATCAATGTCAGATGCTGGATCCGTTTGCTTTTGTGGAAGTGAATTTCGGAAATTGGGATTTCTGCAGCAATCTGGGAACAGGAGAGACCAAGATTAAAGATAATAATCTGAAAATCTATCCTAATCCTACAACTCAGCATCTTTATATCGGAAAAGAATCAGATAAAATCTATAAGGAAGTTACCATTATAGACATGTCTGGAAAGCTTGTTCTGAAGAAAAATGACCATCAATATAATCAGGCGATTGATGTAAGTCATCTTGTGCCAGGAAACTATATCATTGTTTCTAAAAGCGCAGATGGAAAAGAATATAAAAATAGATTTATAAAAAAATAG